The genomic region cttaaccaccagaccagcaggcccattctgatggAAAGCTACCAATAACTAATTATAAGCCTGCTGGACTAATCGTTAAGGTTTAGTTCAGGAAAAAGACAAAATTTGCCAAAACTAAGGCTTGAACGTAGGACCTAACACACACAGCCAGAATACTTAACTACTGAAGCAGATACGAATTTGTGTGTCATATATTAACAGAACAGAAATATACagtttgaggcgttacaactctaccccctaaaagaaaatttcagcctcaaaatttTCCTGATCAGAACAATTGAGGAAACTGCTAAAGcatcgcatcctcaggctcccacctGGCCTCCTCAGAGCTATGGTTACGCCAAAGATCCTTAACCAGTGGAACCGACTTCCTCCTCAGAACATTTACATCCTTATCTAAAATTTGTACTGGCTCCTCTTTGAAAgttagatctggcctaacctcaatctcctcaactggAACAATATACATTGGATCCGAGCGGTAacgcctcaacatcgagacatggaaaacattatgaatccaaTCCAATTCTAGAGGTAGCTCTAATTGGTAGGCAATCAGTCCTACTCGTCTCAAAATTCGGTAAGGTccaataaatctagggctcagctttccctttcgaccaaatctcagAACCTATTCCAATGCGAGACCCTCAGAAACACGAAGtcccccatagaatactcaatctctcgcctcttcagatcagcataagactacTGCTTATCAAAAGCGGCCTTCAGACGGCCCCTAATTAGccgaccttatcctcagtctcgAAAATCAACTCAGGACCCAATGCTCGACGTTCACCAAGTTCAGTCAAACACAAAGGAGTATGGCATTTATGACCATATAGAGCCTTGTAaagtgccatctgtatactagactaataactgttgttataagcaaactctgctagcggcaagtactcctcccaactgccttgaaagtcAATGACAcagctcctcaacatatccttcagtatctgaatcaccctctcagattgaccatctatctAAGGATAGAACGcggtactgaagtccaatcttgtacccagagcttcataTAGTTTTTTTCAGATCTAAGACGAGAAATaaggatccctatcagatattatcGAAACCGGTAACCCAtgaagtctcactatctcagacacatacagcTTTGCCAGCTTCGGCAGAGAGTAGTCTGTGCAAACAGGTATGATGTGGGCGGACTTAgttaatcgatccacgatgactcatacagaatccttcttagtgggcgttaggggcaacccactaacgaagtccatagtcactcgctcccacttccaaagtggaatcttagcTAGCTGAAGCAaccccgaaggtaactgatgctcagctttaacctgTTGGCAAGTCAGACACTTACCCACAAAATGTATAACCTCCCGTTTAAGTCTTAGCCACCAGTATAACTCACGAaagtctcggtacatcttatttccgccaagatgcatagcataagggctactatgtacCTCTCGTAGTACAGACTTCCTCAACTCGGTATCTTTCAATACACAGACTCTCCCACGAAAATAGAGTACCCCTTTGTTATTCAGTTCAAAATCTGAAGTGCTACCACTCTCAACCTGTCGAAACGAAGACCCagtgactcatcttccaactattTACCCTTAATCTAATCGGTCCACATCAGTTTAACTTGAAGCTCggccaacaaactaccatcatcaaataaactgaggtgagcaaacatcgccctcagatcagtcatagctctATGGCTCAGTGCattggccaccacattggccttactcgGATGGTATTTGATCGTACAGTCATAGttcttaagcagctcaatccatctacgctacctaaaatttaactccttctgagtgaggaaatacttgaggctcttgtgattcgtgtagatgatacacttttcaccatataagtaatgcctctagatttttaGTGTGAAAACACGGCGACCAACTCCAGGTCATGTGTCAAATAATTTTCCTCATGAATCTTAAGCTGATAAGATGCAtaagctaccaccttaccctATTTCAttaacacacatcccaaaccaacatgtgatgcatcattgtAGACAGTGAACTCTTTCCCAAACTCTGGCTATATCAAAACAGGGGCCTCAGTCAATActgtcttgagcttctcaaagctctcttgctgcgCATCAGTCCAGTTGAAAGGCGCACCCTTACGTAGCAGCTTAGTCAAGGGTGCTGCAATCAGGGAAaacccctctacaaatcgtcggtaataccCTACCAGTCCCAGAAAATTGTGAATCTCAAATACAGTTTTAGGATGCTTCCAATCCAAgacagcctcaatctttcgatggtcaactctaatcccctcAGCTgaaaccacatgtcccaaaaacgTTACTTCACTTAACTAGAACTTgtatttactgaacttggcgtaagTTATTTCTCTCTCAGAATCTATAAAACCACTctgagatgttcatcatgctcatcctcagtcttcgaatacaccaatatgtcatcaataaataccaccatgaACCAATCCAGATAGggttggaacactcggttcatcaaatctataaaatttGCTAATGCACTTATCAGTCTAAATAgcattactaggaactcgtaagGTCTATAATGGGTCCTAAACGCCGTCTTATGCACATCGACCTCCTTAATTCTTAATTGGTGATACCCCGATCAGAGATCAATCTTAAAAAAAACTGAAGCACCTCGAAACTGGTCAAACAGACCGTCTATCAtcggtaaaggatacttattcttgatgatCAACTTATTCAATTGCCGGTAGTTGATACACATACGCATGgacccatccttctttttcacaaatagcactggtgctccccatggagacacactaggacgaatGAATCCATGACCCAGTAATTCTTGAAtatgagccttaagctccacaagctctttTGGTGTCATTTTATAAGgagcgatggacaccggagctgtaccaggaagaagctcaatcccaaactccacttctctgtTCGCAGGTAACCCCGGTAACTCTTCAGAAAACACATCTAGAAAATCCCTTACCATTCTGATATCTTTTATAGATGAATCCCCATAATCAGAAACACTAATGTAGGCCAGATACGCCTCATatcccttacgaaccaacttttCGACCCttaatgcagaaatcacatttgacaagtAGTTTTGATATACCGCGATTACAACTATCTCGTTGTCTTC from Gossypium arboreum isolate Shixiya-1 chromosome 1, ASM2569848v2, whole genome shotgun sequence harbors:
- the LOC128280513 gene encoding uncharacterized protein LOC128280513, producing the protein MALYKALYGHKCHTPLCLTELGERRALGPELIFETEDKVLRFGRKGKLSPRFIGPYRILRRVGLIAYQLELPLELDWIHNVFHVSMLRRYRSDPMYIVPVEEIEVRPDLTFKEEPVQILDKDVNVLRRKSVPLVKDLWRNHSSEEARWEPEDAML
- the LOC128280515 gene encoding uncharacterized mitochondrial protein AtMg00860-like, yielding MRLTSVGLRLRRAPSLIDGSGSCSKLPFRGTEGIRVDHRKIEAVLDWKHPKTVFEIHNFLGLVGYYRRFVEGFSLIAAPLTKLLRKGAPFNWTDAQQESFEKLKTVLTEAPVLI